A section of the Arcobacter arenosus genome encodes:
- a CDS encoding dynamin family protein encodes MSILSDFVKEYNSKFVAEKTVYEEGLVGDIKRVKDKLLDEKFLPSVQLRQILDKQIRRARYPMEVAITGQFSSGKSTFLNALLSRNILPTGITPVTSKVNFINYGEEYKLKITYYSGAQEYAPIEAIADFTDQRQDEMKDIKYLTLYAPMDILKDISFVDTPGLNSQSQSDTDTTRKVLRDVGGIIWLTLIDNAGKMSEAEVLEEYMEHFKNKSLCVLNQKDKFSQEQIETTTKYVSEKFDKYFAEVIPISAKMALESRSLHKEVLIQDKQNTLLQEIKSSLNDNVASIASRLDEYFRDVENINSVDTSNNDKLLEESNIQKVLDFINNTIRPQAKDSKEYAIKKDLKGICDILVKEYETIIGVYDSLYEILEDSEEEILKDFDEIHKTYSKELFTIYNSLEGIMEKMAHETYKNIKKQKSNRFEEKSGFLGKNTIEKIEYETYWIDSDNVYKNLFYDDQTIDKMFKRSIKELKQIELNTSEAFRDVFRKIKYKVHRWQEPYELIKKNREIASDLEFSLTRHFAAKVYENVLRSYHRAILENISALRKKFAYFNGALSYSYIQTTQATIAHFEQQISESVELYEKEPTKFTIYHPREDEILTKLKANFSFEKIEDFLTSKRNYLFKIVHYSKNQYLEINNDRIEFIQSKKEQYIKKIKDIKDIKSEV; translated from the coding sequence ATGAGTATATTAAGTGATTTTGTAAAAGAGTATAATTCAAAATTCGTTGCTGAAAAAACAGTATATGAAGAGGGATTAGTTGGAGATATAAAAAGAGTAAAAGACAAACTACTTGATGAAAAGTTTCTTCCTTCTGTTCAATTAAGACAAATTTTAGATAAACAAATTAGACGGGCAAGATACCCTATGGAAGTTGCAATTACTGGACAATTTTCATCGGGTAAATCAACTTTTTTAAATGCCCTACTTTCAAGGAATATTTTACCAACTGGTATTACTCCAGTTACTTCAAAGGTAAATTTTATAAATTATGGAGAAGAGTATAAATTAAAAATCACATATTATTCTGGAGCTCAAGAATATGCTCCAATTGAAGCAATTGCTGATTTTACAGATCAAAGACAAGATGAGATGAAAGATATTAAATATCTTACTTTATATGCACCAATGGATATTTTAAAAGATATCTCTTTTGTTGATACTCCAGGACTTAACTCACAATCTCAAAGCGATACAGATACAACTAGAAAAGTATTAAGAGATGTAGGTGGAATTATTTGGCTAACACTTATTGATAATGCAGGAAAAATGTCTGAAGCTGAAGTATTAGAAGAATACATGGAACACTTCAAAAATAAATCATTATGTGTTTTAAATCAAAAAGATAAATTTTCCCAAGAACAAATAGAAACAACTACTAAATATGTAAGTGAAAAATTTGATAAATATTTTGCTGAAGTTATTCCTATTTCTGCAAAAATGGCACTTGAATCAAGATCACTACACAAAGAGGTTTTAATTCAAGATAAACAAAACACTTTATTACAGGAGATAAAATCATCATTAAACGATAATGTTGCATCAATTGCTTCTAGACTTGATGAATATTTTAGAGATGTTGAAAATATAAATAGCGTTGATACATCAAACAATGATAAGTTACTTGAAGAATCAAATATACAAAAAGTTCTTGATTTTATAAATAATACAATTAGACCACAAGCAAAAGATTCAAAAGAATATGCAATAAAAAAAGACTTAAAAGGTATTTGTGATATTTTAGTTAAAGAGTATGAAACTATTATTGGGGTTTATGATTCTTTATATGAGATTTTAGAAGATTCTGAAGAGGAGATTTTAAAAGATTTTGATGAAATTCATAAAACATACTCAAAAGAGCTTTTTACTATCTATAACTCTTTAGAAGGGATTATGGAGAAAATGGCCCATGAAACATATAAAAATATTAAAAAACAAAAAAGTAATAGATTTGAAGAAAAAAGTGGTTTTTTAGGTAAAAACACCATTGAAAAGATTGAATATGAAACATATTGGATAGATTCAGACAATGTATATAAAAATCTATTTTATGATGACCAAACTATAGATAAGATGTTTAAAAGATCAATAAAAGAACTAAAACAAATTGAATTAAATACCTCAGAAGCATTTAGAGATGTATTTAGAAAAATTAAATATAAAGTTCATAGATGGCAAGAACCATATGAACTAATTAAAAAGAATAGAGAGATTGCCTCTGACCTTGAGTTTTCTTTAACAAGACACTTTGCTGCAAAAGTTTATGAGAATGTTTTAAGATCTTACCATAGGGCAATTTTGGAAAATATCTCAGCTTTGAGAAAAAAGTTTGCTTATTTTAATGGGGCATTGTCTTACTCATATATACAAACTACACAGGCAACAATTGCTCATTTTGAACAACAAATTTCAGAATCAGTTGAACTATATGAAAAAGAACCTACAAAGTTTACCATATACCATCCAAGGGAAGATGAAATTCTTACTAAATTAAAAGCAAATTTTAGTTTTGAAAAAATTGAGGATTTTTTAACTTCAAAAAGAAACTACTTATTTAAAATTGTTCATTATTCAAAAAATCAATATTTAGAAATAAATAATGATAGAATCGAATTTATACAATCTAAAAAAGAGCAATATATTAAAAAGATAAAAGATATTAAAGATATAAAAAGTGAAGTTTAA
- a CDS encoding dynamin family protein translates to MDELSLAKDYFLLYHGINDIEQTTTYGTNEKKDENSFFDIASLILSTNKKAYEKYSTLENFQKLVSQVTNKEVKSVDDLYQLQFCLIDAIKDDTKNSHIKTMHNSFKYLNKEKIIGSFEYNKLVSLFDPNELNLAEEDSFNDFDNEKTYEKKPFNEAKLELDTTINELEELFATKDFIDELKEAKTYLNNQKFSIGITGVMNAGKSTMLNALMGQELLGSAVVPETANLTIVKHGKPSANVFYWNKNEWDRIEKTAESIESIKEFVNETKKIFGDELNELIQEESVRQEVNVNELALYTSAEASGKKCNLIKYVELKSDLNFLNDSIEIVDTPGLDDPVIQREEITKEYLAQCDLMIHLMNVSQSATLKDVEFIIDSLLYQNITKLLIVITRADTVSKEQLQEVINYTKSSIKIQLKKQNKDSKLDYVLEHIKFIPISGKMALLHRTGREKEALDAGFKLEDTGILEIEEYLNDTLFGTESSKSDLIIKGAKSQVLKTITKEIKSYNYELILLNKSKEELEADLDEFTKKKETNKRIFASLNEDINLYKNDAKNYLETLETFLTTELLDLKNIIKQRVFNDVKYSYEKTKKRPESSRIKTIIETAIKDGIIDVIRDYRYKFIKKSQSIGEICEQKYQDLGFVLGHKNDNFDARGFFQDDFKSGFLTSSNEVLIGKITNEVKNSKANKLPELDRKIETHIKDEFEAIEKSIKEKANDISNILIDNFFTQISEPLKVFEHKLKKDEKSLQDRLANFEEKELNKEELTIEIHKKIKRLENISKGLK, encoded by the coding sequence ATGGATGAATTGAGTTTAGCAAAAGATTACTTTTTACTTTATCATGGAATTAATGATATTGAGCAAACAACAACTTATGGAACAAATGAAAAAAAAGATGAGAATAGTTTTTTTGATATTGCGTCATTGATATTATCTACAAATAAAAAAGCATATGAAAAATATTCTACATTAGAAAATTTCCAAAAACTTGTTTCTCAAGTAACAAATAAAGAAGTAAAATCTGTTGATGATTTATATCAATTACAATTTTGTTTAATTGATGCTATTAAAGATGACACAAAAAACTCACATATAAAAACTATGCATAATAGTTTTAAATACCTAAATAAAGAAAAAATTATTGGAAGTTTTGAATATAACAAACTTGTATCACTGTTTGATCCAAATGAATTAAATTTAGCAGAAGAAGATTCTTTTAATGATTTTGACAATGAAAAAACATATGAGAAAAAACCTTTTAATGAAGCAAAACTTGAATTAGATACAACAATAAATGAACTTGAAGAACTATTTGCTACAAAAGATTTTATTGATGAATTAAAAGAAGCTAAAACTTATTTAAATAATCAAAAATTTTCAATTGGAATTACAGGTGTAATGAACGCAGGTAAATCTACAATGTTAAATGCACTTATGGGGCAAGAATTATTAGGAAGTGCCGTTGTTCCTGAAACAGCAAACTTAACAATTGTAAAACACGGAAAACCATCAGCTAATGTATTTTATTGGAATAAAAATGAATGGGATAGAATAGAAAAAACAGCTGAGTCTATTGAATCAATAAAAGAGTTTGTTAATGAAACTAAAAAAATATTTGGCGATGAACTTAATGAACTAATCCAAGAAGAATCTGTTAGACAAGAGGTAAATGTAAACGAATTAGCTTTATATACATCAGCAGAAGCTAGTGGAAAAAAATGTAATTTAATTAAATATGTTGAATTAAAATCAGACTTAAATTTTTTAAATGACAGTATTGAAATAGTTGATACACCAGGACTTGATGACCCAGTAATTCAAAGGGAAGAGATAACAAAAGAGTATTTAGCACAATGCGATTTAATGATTCACTTAATGAATGTAAGTCAAAGTGCAACCTTAAAAGATGTAGAGTTTATTATTGATTCACTTCTATATCAAAATATTACAAAACTATTAATTGTAATAACAAGAGCAGATACAGTATCAAAAGAACAACTTCAAGAAGTTATTAACTATACAAAATCTTCAATTAAGATACAACTAAAAAAACAAAATAAAGATAGTAAATTAGACTATGTTTTAGAGCATATTAAATTTATCCCCATTTCTGGGAAAATGGCACTTTTACATAGAACAGGCAGAGAAAAGGAGGCTTTAGACGCAGGATTTAAACTTGAAGATACTGGAATTTTAGAGATTGAAGAGTATTTAAATGATACTTTATTTGGTACAGAATCTTCAAAATCAGATTTAATTATAAAAGGGGCTAAATCTCAAGTTTTAAAAACTATCACAAAAGAGATAAAATCATACAATTATGAACTTATTTTATTAAATAAATCAAAAGAAGAACTTGAAGCAGATTTAGATGAGTTTACTAAGAAAAAAGAAACAAATAAAAGAATATTTGCAAGTTTAAATGAAGATATTAATCTTTACAAGAATGATGCAAAAAACTATCTTGAAACTTTAGAAACTTTTTTAACAACAGAATTACTAGATTTAAAAAATATAATTAAACAAAGGGTATTTAATGATGTTAAATACTCTTATGAAAAAACTAAAAAAAGACCAGAAAGTTCAAGAATTAAAACAATTATAGAAACGGCAATAAAAGATGGAATCATTGATGTAATTAGAGATTATAGATACAAATTTATCAAAAAAAGCCAAAGCATTGGTGAAATTTGTGAACAAAAATATCAAGACCTAGGGTTTGTGTTAGGTCACAAAAATGATAATTTTGATGCAAGAGGATTTTTCCAAGACGATTTTAAATCTGGATTTTTAACCTCTTCAAACGAGGTTTTAATTGGAAAAATTACAAATGAAGTAAAAAACTCAAAAGCTAATAAACTTCCAGAATTAGATAGAAAAATTGAAACACATATTAAAGATGAATTTGAAGCAATAGAAAAAAGTATTAAAGAAAAGGCAAATGATATTTCAAATATCTTGATTGATAATTTCTTTACTCAGATTTCAGAACCTTTAAAAGTTTTTGAACACAAACTAAAAAAAGATGAAAAATCTTTACAAGATAGATTAGCTAATTTTGAAGAGAAAGAATTAAACAAAGAAGAGTTAACTATCGAAATTCATAAAAAAATTAAAAGATTAGAAAATATTAGCAAAGGACTTAAATAA
- a CDS encoding fumarate reductase iron-sulfur subunit: MSEVKKGREITISVLKFNPRSKISKPHYVDYKLEETPGMTLFIALMKIRETMDPDLSFDFVCRAGICGSCGMVVNGKPALACRTLVANYPEGKLTLLPMPAFELIKDLSVNTGKWMDAMSKRVESWIVDNDESHKVDISKMEERIEPEVADETFELDRCIECGICVASCGTMLMRPNFVGPVGMNRVARFEVDPHDKRTAEDFYELIGDDDGIFGCMSLLACEDHCPKHLPLQNKIAYLRRKLVALR, encoded by the coding sequence ATGAGCGAAGTTAAAAAAGGTAGAGAAATAACAATTTCAGTACTTAAATTTAATCCAAGAAGTAAAATTTCTAAACCTCATTATGTGGATTATAAATTAGAAGAAACTCCAGGGATGACACTATTTATTGCTTTAATGAAAATTAGAGAAACAATGGATCCAGATTTATCTTTTGACTTTGTTTGTAGAGCAGGAATTTGTGGTTCTTGTGGTATGGTTGTAAATGGTAAACCAGCACTTGCTTGTAGAACTCTAGTTGCAAACTATCCAGAAGGAAAATTAACTCTACTTCCAATGCCAGCATTTGAATTAATTAAAGATTTATCTGTTAATACTGGTAAATGGATGGATGCAATGTCAAAAAGAGTTGAGTCTTGGATTGTTGACAATGATGAAAGCCATAAAGTTGATATTTCTAAAATGGAAGAAAGAATTGAGCCAGAAGTTGCAGATGAAACATTTGAATTAGATAGATGTATTGAATGTGGTATCTGTGTTGCTTCTTGTGGTACTATGTTAATGAGACCAAACTTTGTTGGACCAGTTGGAATGAACAGAGTTGCAAGATTTGAAGTTGACCCACATGATAAAAGAACTGCTGAAGACTTCTACGAATTAATCGGAGATGATGATGGTATCTTTGGATGTATGTCATTACTAGCTTGTGAAGACCACTGTCCAAAACACTTACCATTACAAAATAAAATTGCTTACTTAAGAAGAAAACTAGTAGCATTAAGATAA
- a CDS encoding fumarate reductase flavoprotein subunit — protein MKINYCDALVIGGGLAGLRAAVAAQKKGLSTTVLSLVPVKRSHSAAAQGGMQASLGNSKMSDGDNEDLHFADTVKGSDWGCDQEVARMFVHTAPKAIRELASWGVPWTRVKAGTREAVINAKKTTITEDEDRHGLIHSRDFGGTKKWRTCYTADATGHTMLFGVANEALKHDVDIRDRKEALSIIHEDGRCYGAVVRDLITGELEAYVAKGTCIATGGYGRVFRQTTNAVICEGTGAAIALETGIATLSNMEAVQFHPTPIVPSGILLTEGCRGDGGILRDVDGHRFMPDYEPEKKELASRDVVSRRMIEHIRNGKGVPSPYGYHVWLDISILGRAHIERNLRDVQEICQIFNGIDPADEGPKGWAPVLPMQHYSMGGIRTKPTGETTRLSGLFACGEAACWDMHGFNRLGGNSVSETVVAGMIIGNYFADYCLENDVTIPTATIQKFVDEQEAYIDEILSYNGNEDIFRIKNRMQELMDEKVGIFRSGEPLAEAVEELKELLQKTKQITVKSKEKAGNPELDEAYRVPKMLKVALCVAKGARDRTESRGAHYREDYLKRDDANWMNRTLCTWPNKDDLEPTIEYADLDIMKMEMPPAFRGYGAKGMIIENELSAKRQEEVDSITEKMQAEGKDRHEIQDALMPFELPMNYKEKNERAGDK, from the coding sequence ATGAAAATTAATTATTGTGATGCGTTAGTTATTGGTGGAGGATTAGCTGGACTTAGAGCTGCTGTTGCTGCTCAGAAAAAAGGTTTAAGTACTACTGTTTTATCATTAGTTCCAGTAAAAAGATCACACTCTGCAGCTGCTCAAGGTGGAATGCAAGCATCTTTAGGTAACTCTAAAATGTCTGATGGAGATAATGAGGATTTACACTTTGCGGATACAGTAAAAGGTTCTGACTGGGGATGTGACCAAGAAGTTGCAAGAATGTTCGTACACACTGCACCAAAAGCTATTAGAGAGTTAGCTTCTTGGGGTGTGCCTTGGACTAGAGTAAAAGCTGGTACTAGAGAAGCAGTTATTAATGCTAAAAAAACAACTATTACTGAAGATGAAGATAGACATGGATTAATCCACTCAAGAGACTTTGGTGGAACAAAAAAATGGAGAACATGTTATACAGCAGATGCAACTGGACATACAATGTTATTTGGTGTTGCAAATGAAGCATTAAAACATGATGTTGATATTAGAGATAGAAAAGAAGCACTTTCAATTATCCATGAAGATGGTAGATGTTATGGTGCAGTAGTTAGAGATTTAATTACTGGTGAACTAGAAGCTTATGTTGCAAAGGGAACTTGTATTGCAACTGGTGGATATGGAAGAGTATTTAGACAAACTACAAATGCAGTAATTTGTGAAGGTACAGGTGCTGCTATTGCACTTGAAACTGGTATTGCTACTTTATCAAATATGGAAGCTGTTCAATTTCACCCAACACCAATTGTACCATCAGGTATTTTATTAACTGAAGGTTGTAGAGGTGATGGTGGTATCTTAAGAGATGTTGACGGTCACAGATTTATGCCTGATTATGAGCCAGAGAAAAAAGAACTTGCTTCAAGAGACGTTGTTTCAAGAAGAATGATTGAGCATATTAGAAATGGTAAAGGTGTACCTTCTCCATATGGTTATCACGTTTGGTTAGATATTTCTATTTTAGGAAGAGCACACATTGAAAGAAACTTAAGAGACGTTCAAGAGATTTGTCAAATCTTTAATGGTATTGATCCAGCTGATGAGGGACCAAAAGGATGGGCTCCAGTTCTTCCAATGCAACACTACTCTATGGGTGGTATTAGAACTAAACCAACTGGTGAAACAACTAGATTATCTGGTTTATTTGCTTGTGGTGAAGCTGCATGTTGGGATATGCATGGATTTAATAGACTTGGTGGAAACTCAGTATCTGAAACAGTTGTTGCAGGTATGATTATTGGTAACTATTTTGCTGATTATTGTTTAGAAAATGATGTAACAATTCCAACTGCTACAATTCAAAAATTTGTTGATGAGCAAGAAGCATATATTGATGAGATTTTATCTTACAATGGAAATGAAGATATCTTCAGAATCAAAAATAGAATGCAAGAATTAATGGACGAAAAAGTTGGTATCTTTAGATCTGGTGAACCATTAGCTGAGGCAGTTGAAGAGTTAAAAGAGTTATTACAAAAAACTAAACAAATCACTGTTAAATCTAAAGAAAAAGCTGGTAACCCAGAACTTGATGAAGCATATAGAGTTCCAAAAATGTTAAAAGTTGCATTATGTGTTGCTAAAGGTGCTAGAGATAGAACAGAATCTAGAGGTGCACACTATAGAGAAGATTATCTAAAAAGAGATGATGCAAACTGGATGAATAGAACTTTATGTACTTGGCCAAATAAAGATGATTTAGAGCCAACAATTGAGTACGCAGACTTAGACATTATGAAAATGGAGATGCCTCCAGCATTTAGAGGATATGGTGCTAAGGGTATGATTATTGAAAATGAACTTTCTGCAAAAAGACAAGAAGAAGTTGATTCTATTACTGAAAAAATGCAAGCAGAAGGTAAAGATAGACATGAGATTCAAGATGCATTAATGCCATTTGAATTACCAATGAACTATAAAGAGAAAAATGAAAGAGCAGGAGACAAATAA
- a CDS encoding fumarate reductase cytochrome b subunit, whose protein sequence is MSDLIEGYLGKTVERKKSRVPAKLDYIQSATGLFLGLFMWGHMFMVSSILVSKDFMYAVTKFFEASFIFDGGEPLLVSILAFVIFVIFITHAAMGMRKLPGNFKQYQVMKAHADNMGHEDTKLWFIQAFTGFAMFFLGSVHIYIIMTQADAIGPYASADRVWSNWMWPLYILLLLAVEFHGTIGLYRLAVKWGWFDGDDPKATRKKLKTYKKALTWFFLILGFATLAAYMKIGYENAQAGKVGERYTPTAQVIELKINDGRVA, encoded by the coding sequence ATGAGTGACCTAATAGAAGGTTATTTAGGTAAGACTGTAGAGAGAAAAAAAAGTAGGGTTCCAGCAAAGCTTGATTATATTCAAAGTGCAACGGGATTATTTTTAGGTCTTTTCATGTGGGGACACATGTTTATGGTTTCTTCAATTTTAGTAAGTAAAGATTTTATGTACGCAGTTACAAAATTCTTTGAAGCGAGCTTTATTTTTGATGGAGGAGAGCCATTATTAGTATCAATTCTTGCATTTGTAATTTTTGTAATATTTATTACACACGCAGCAATGGGTATGAGAAAGTTACCAGGTAACTTTAAACAATATCAAGTAATGAAAGCACATGCTGACAACATGGGACATGAAGATACTAAGTTATGGTTTATTCAAGCATTTACTGGTTTTGCAATGTTCTTCTTAGGTTCTGTTCATATTTATATTATCATGACACAAGCAGATGCAATTGGACCATATGCAAGTGCAGATAGAGTTTGGTCTAACTGGATGTGGCCTTTATATATTCTTTTATTATTAGCTGTGGAATTCCATGGAACAATTGGATTATATAGACTTGCTGTTAAATGGGGATGGTTTGATGGTGATGATCCAAAAGCTACAAGAAAAAAATTAAAAACTTATAAAAAAGCTTTAACTTGGTTTTTCTTGATTTTAGGATTTGCTACACTTGCAGCATATATGAAAATCGGTTATGAAAATGCACAAGCAGGAAAAGTTGGTGAAAGATATACTCCAACTGCACAAGTTATTGAATTAAAAATAAATGATGGGAGAGTTGCATAA
- a CDS encoding NADH-quinone oxidoreductase subunit N has product MSELIQILPVLTVLVAALALMFMSMYESKFSTKTYIATSSVILVAALIMSFIPFGESFSIKPYDSVFNGVLIFDTFSNFFNVLLILGTLLTLLIGEHYFQHRTYFKGEFFSILLFALFGMMLLANANELITAYIALEIASFAVYIMVGYNSEDSRRVEAIFKYLVLGSFIGAFYLLGVVLVYGAAQTTNLTDLAAFISANQNGDLSLVYIGLTLILFTFLFKISAFPFQSWVLDVYRGAPMIITAFMASTFKIAIFSFFLRAILQGVEPMIDFWDGVLYVIIIFTLVFGTWLAITQKIIKRMLAASSIVHTGYLLLAFIALGQNIDAAYATVFYLIAYLLSALGSFGIISHIISDTKVRVTYDDFKGLAKERPFLAAMMTIFLFSLAGIPSTIGFIGKFYVFTEAINAGYAALAILAIIATFVSVYYYFRLIAMMYFYPTKEECLTNDFNDKRVSTYAIAFLAILTVLGGIGSAIVFFIPVLNIDSLIELTQLSIQSLFIK; this is encoded by the coding sequence ATGAGCGAATTAATTCAAATATTACCAGTATTAACTGTTTTAGTAGCAGCTCTTGCTTTGATGTTTATGAGTATGTATGAGAGTAAATTCTCAACAAAAACATATATTGCAACTTCTTCTGTAATCTTAGTTGCTGCATTAATAATGTCATTTATACCATTTGGAGAAAGTTTTTCAATTAAACCATATGATTCAGTTTTTAATGGTGTTTTAATTTTTGATACATTTTCAAACTTCTTTAATGTATTACTTATTTTAGGTACTCTATTAACATTATTAATTGGTGAACACTATTTCCAACATAGAACTTATTTTAAAGGTGAGTTTTTCTCAATTTTATTATTTGCTTTATTTGGAATGATGTTATTAGCAAATGCAAATGAACTTATAACTGCTTATATTGCATTAGAGATTGCTTCTTTTGCAGTTTATATTATGGTTGGTTATAACTCAGAAGATAGTAGAAGAGTAGAAGCAATTTTCAAATATTTAGTTTTAGGTTCTTTTATTGGAGCTTTCTATTTATTAGGTGTTGTTTTAGTTTACGGTGCAGCGCAAACAACAAATTTAACAGATTTAGCAGCTTTTATTTCAGCTAACCAAAATGGTGATTTAAGTCTTGTATATATTGGATTAACATTAATTTTATTTACATTCCTATTTAAAATTTCTGCTTTCCCATTCCAATCATGGGTTCTAGATGTATATAGAGGTGCACCTATGATTATTACAGCATTTATGGCATCAACATTTAAAATTGCAATTTTCTCTTTCTTCTTAAGAGCAATATTACAAGGTGTTGAACCAATGATTGATTTCTGGGATGGTGTCCTTTATGTAATTATTATTTTTACACTTGTATTTGGTACTTGGCTGGCAATTACACAAAAAATTATCAAAAGAATGTTAGCGGCATCATCAATTGTTCATACAGGGTATCTATTATTAGCATTTATAGCTTTAGGTCAAAATATTGATGCAGCATATGCAACTGTATTTTATCTAATTGCTTACCTTTTATCTGCTCTAGGTTCATTTGGTATTATTTCACATATTATCTCTGATACTAAAGTTAGAGTTACTTACGATGATTTCAAAGGTTTAGCTAAAGAGAGACCATTCTTAGCTGCAATGATGACAATATTTTTATTCTCACTTGCAGGTATCCCTTCAACAATAGGATTTATTGGTAAATTTTATGTATTTACTGAAGCAATTAATGCAGGATATGCGGCACTTGCAATCTTAGCAATTATTGCTACATTTGTATCAGTTTACTATTACTTTAGACTTATTGCTATGATGTATTTTTATCCAACAAAAGAAGAATGTTTAACAAATGACTTCAATGATAAAAGAGTTTCAACATATGCAATTGCATTCTTAGCAATCTTGACTGTTTTAGGTGGTATTGGTAGTGCTATAGTGTTCTTTATACCAGTATTAAATATAGATTCTTTAATTGAATTAACTCAACTATCAATACAGTCATTATTTATTAAATAA
- a CDS encoding complex I subunit 4 family protein has product MSADILSFIIFLPAVVAFGLMITTKHVETVRNIAFLTTTVILALVLKLYIDFEPSAGMQFVTNTPWIASYGINYYIGVDGFSLTILMMIAILIPTAYLMLWEGRTKGYWVNMLLVQTGVTGALLSLDVILFYFFWEVMLLPVFLMIGIYGFGDKVFTTIKVTVYTMLGSLLMFVAILYLGVAYFNEFGQWSFQYDSLTQITSIGYNERIWLFLAFLSAFAIKIPIFPLHTWIMETYKNAPTGAVFLLSSIMAKLGVYAIVRFMIPIFPDIYVEFSTWFVFIGLFGLIYFGIAALMQDDIKRMFAYSSASHLSFIAAGIFSLNEFGINGALYLIIAHAIATGALFLLVGIIHDETGYKTIKDLGGLAKQSPIFTTIFAIMLFANVGLPGTNGFVSELLIIFGIYEFNHTLGYISAVTVIIGASYMLWMFQRAILVKRESGEDLKFRDLKIKEIVGLTPWVILVFLMGIYPDVFLDKFEPTVTHYLNDILHIGAAK; this is encoded by the coding sequence ATGAGTGCAGATATATTATCGTTTATCATATTTTTACCAGCTGTAGTAGCATTTGGTTTAATGATTACTACAAAGCATGTAGAAACAGTTAGAAATATTGCTTTTCTAACTACTACAGTTATATTAGCACTTGTTTTAAAACTATATATTGATTTTGAACCAAGTGCAGGTATGCAGTTCGTAACTAATACTCCATGGATAGCATCTTATGGAATTAATTACTATATTGGTGTTGATGGTTTCTCATTAACAATTTTAATGATGATTGCTATTTTAATTCCTACAGCTTACTTAATGCTTTGGGAGGGTAGAACAAAAGGTTACTGGGTTAATATGTTACTAGTTCAAACTGGTGTAACTGGTGCATTATTATCTTTAGATGTAATTTTATTCTATTTCTTCTGGGAAGTTATGCTTTTACCAGTTTTCTTAATGATTGGTATTTATGGATTTGGAGATAAAGTATTTACAACTATTAAAGTAACTGTATATACAATGTTAGGTTCACTTTTAATGTTTGTAGCAATTTTATATCTTGGAGTTGCATATTTTAATGAGTTTGGACAATGGTCATTCCAATACGATTCTTTAACTCAAATTACATCAATTGGATATAATGAAAGAATCTGGTTATTTTTAGCATTCCTTTCAGCTTTTGCTATTAAAATTCCAATTTTCCCATTACATACATGGATTATGGAAACATATAAAAATGCTCCAACTGGTGCAGTTTTCTTATTATCTTCAATTATGGCTAAACTTGGTGTTTATGCAATTGTAAGATTTATGATTCCAATTTTCCCAGATATCTATGTTGAATTCTCAACATGGTTTGTATTTATTGGTTTATTTGGACTTATTTACTTTGGTATTGCTGCACTTATGCAAGATGATATTAAAAGAATGTTTGCATACTCATCAGCATCACACTTAAGTTTTATTGCAGCAGGTATCTTCTCACTAAATGAGTTTGGTATCAACGGAGCATTGTATTTAATTATTGCTCACGCAATTGCAACTGGTGCTCTATTTTTATTAGTTGGAATAATTCATGATGAAACTGGATATAAAACAATTAAAGATTTAGGTGGATTAGCAAAACAATCACCAATTTTTACAACAATTTTTGCAATTATGCTTTTTGCAAATGTTGGTTTACCAGGAACAAATGGATTTGTTTCAGAATTATTGATTATATTTGGTATTTATGAGTTTAATCATACATTAGGATATATTTCAGCAGTTACAGTTATTATTGGAGCTTCATATATGTTATGGATGTTCCAAAGAGCAATCTTAGTAAAAAGAGAATCTGGTGAAGATTTAAAATTTAGAGATTTAAAAATTAAAGAGATTGTTGGATTAACTCCATGGGTAATTTTAGTATTCTTAATGGGTATTTATCCAGATGTTTTCTTAGATAAATTTGAACCAACAGTAACTCACTATTTAAATGATATTTTACACATTGGAGCGGCAAAATGA